A region of Diceros bicornis minor isolate mBicDic1 chromosome 31, mDicBic1.mat.cur, whole genome shotgun sequence DNA encodes the following proteins:
- the CD248 gene encoding endosialin — protein MLLRLLLAWAAAVPTLGQAPWATEPRAACGPNSCYALFPRRRTFLEAWRACRELGGDLATPRTPEEAQRVDSLVGAGPASQLLWIGLQRQARQCQPQRPLRGFTWTTGDQDTAFTNWAQPATGAPCPAQRCAALEASGEHRWLEGSCTLAVDGYLCQFGFEGSCPALPDEAGQAGPAVYTTPFHLVSTEFEWLPYGSVAAVPCQAGREASLLCVKRPDGGVGWSRAGPLCPGTGCGPDNGGCEHECVEEVDGRVSCRCSEGFRLAADGHSCEDPCAHAPCEQQCEPGGPQGYSCHCRLGFRPAEDESHRCVDTDECQIAGVCQQMCVNYIGGFECYCSEGHELEADGISCSPAGAMGARASQDLGDKLLDMEEDEEDEDEAWEAFNGGWTEMPGIPWMEATQLPDFGLAYRPGFPEDGEQPMPYLDPTWPPPLSAPRVPYHSSVLSVIQPVVVSATRPTLPSAHQPPIISATRPPLAPAPQPPMIPAMHPALPLDHQFPMISANYPDLPSAHQPPIISATHPAQAPAHQLPISSARYPDLSPAHQSPMLPVTQVADTQTTTHLPPIPANHSPLVTTSSAHQPPATPDVPVLKAQATHLPITSTVQPPLTTTSRSPVPPAHRVPVPAATQPPALHIPLPSQSPTNHTSLTSPTRPRSKAPQVPKEGASDLKPASWLPSVAPTAAPTALGEASPAGHSRRDDRWLLVALLVPTCVFLVVLLALGIVYCTRCGPHAPNKRITDCYRWVTHAGSKGPMEPMPHRGSLTGVQTCRTSV, from the coding sequence ATGCTGCTGCGCCTGCTGCTGGCCTGGGCGGCCGCGGTGCCCACGCTGGGCCAGGCCCCCTGGGCCACCGAGCCCCGTGCCGCCTGCGGCCCCAACAGCTGCTATGCCCTCTTCCCGCGGCGCCGCACCTTCCTGGAGGCCTGGCGGGCCTGCCGCGAGCTTGGGGGCGACCTGGCCACTCCACGGACCCCCGAGGAAGCCCAGCGCGTGGACAGCCTGGTGGGCGCGGGCCCGGCCAGCCAGCTGCTGTGGATCGGGCTGCAGCGGCAGGCCCGCCAATGCCAGCCGCAGCGCCCGCTGCGCGGCTTCACGTGGACCACGGGGGACCAGGACACGGCCTTCACCAACTGGGCCCAGCCGGCCACCGGGGCGCCCTGCCCGGCCCAGCGCTGTGCGGCCCTTGAGGCGAGTGGCGAGCATCGCTGGCTTGAGGGCTCCTGCACGCTGGCCGTCGATGGCTACCTGTGCCAGTTCGGCTTCGAGGGCTCCTGCCCAGCGTTGCCGGATGAGGCGGGCCAGGCCGGCCCAGCTGTCTACACCACGCCCTTCCACCTGGTCTCCACCGAGTTTGAATGGCTGCCCTACGGCTCTGTGGCTGCTGTGCCGTGCCAGGCCGGCAGAGAAGCCTCTCTGCTCTGTGTGAAACGGCCTGACGGCGGTGTGGGCTGGTCGCGGGCTGGGCCCTTGTGCCCAGGTACCGGCTGCGGCCCGGACAACGGGGGCTGTGAACACGAGTGCGTGGAGGAGGTGGATGGTCGTGTGTCCTGTCGCTGCTCCGAAGGCTTCCGGCTGGCAGCAGACGGGCATAGCTGCGAGGACCCCTGTGCCCACGCCCCGTGTGAGCAGCAATGTGAGCCTGGCGGGCCACAGGGCTACAGCTGCCACTGTCGCCTGGGTTTCCGGCCAGCCGAGGATGAGTCGCATCGCTGCGTGGACACAGATGAGTGCCAGATCGCCGGCGTGTGCCAGCAGATGTGCGTTAACTACATTGGTGGCTTCGAGTGCTACTGCAGTGAGGGCCACGAGCTCGAGGCCGATGGCATCAGCTGCAGCCCCGCTGGGGCCATGGGTGCTCGGGCTTCCCAGGACCTTGGGGACAAGTTGCTGGATATGGAGGAGGATGAAGAGGACGAAGATGAGGCCTGGGAGGCCTTCAATGGTGGCTGGACAGAGATGCCTGGGATCCCGTGGATGGAGGCCACGCAGCTGCCCGACTTTGGCCTGGCCTATAGACCCGGCTTCCCAGAGGATGGAGAGCAGCCGATGCCATACCTGGACCCCACCTGGCCACCCCCACTTAGTGCCCCGAGGGTCCCCTACCACTCCTCAGTGCTCTCTGTCATCCAGCCGGTGGTGGTCTCTGCCACACGCCCCACATTGCCCTCTGCCCACCAACCCCCTATTATCTCTGCCACACGCCCACCCCTGGCCCCTGCCCCTCAGCCCCCCATGATCCCTGCCATGCACCCAGCTCTGCCGCTTGACCACCAGTTCCCCATGATCTCAGCCAACTATCCGGATCTGCCCTCTGCCCACCAACCCCCCATTATCTCTGCCACTCATCCAGCACAGGCCCCTGCCCACCAGCTCCCAATTAGCTCAGCCAGATATCCTGATCTGTCGCCTGCCCACCAGTCTCCCATGCTTCCAGTCACCCAAGTCGCTGATACCCAGACCACCACTCATTTGCCTCCAATCCCAGCTAACCACAGCCCTCTGGTCACCACCTCCAGTGCCCATCAACCCCCTGCGACCCCAGATGTCCCAGTCCTCAAAGCCCAGGCCACCCACCTTCCCATTACCTCGACTGTCCAGCCCCCTCTGACTACTACTTCCAGGTCCCCTGTGCCCCCTGCCCATCGAGTCCCTGTGCCTGCTGccacccagcccccagccctccaCATTCCCCTGCCCTCTCAGAGCCCCACTAACCATACTTCCCTCACCAGCCCTACACGCCCCCGTTCCAAAGCCCCACAAGTCCCAAAGGAAGGTGCCTCAGACCTCAAGCCGGCCTCATGGCTGCCCTCGGTGGCCCCCACAGCAGCCCCAACAGCCCTGGGAGAGGCCAGTCCGGCAGGCCACAGCCGGAGGGATGACCGGTGGCTGCTGGTGGCACTCCTAGTGCCAACATGCGTCTTCTTGGTGGTCCTACTTGCACTGGGCATCGTGTACTGCACCCGCTGTGGCCCCCACGCGCCCAACAAGCGCATTACAGACTGCTACCGCTGGGTCACCCATGCTGGGAGCAAGGGCCCGATGGAACCCATGCCCCACCGGGGCAGCCTCACAGgggtgcagacctgcagaacCAGCGTGTGA